A DNA window from ANME-2 cluster archaeon contains the following coding sequences:
- the dusB gene encoding tRNA dihydrouridine synthase DusB, with product MYIGHVNLKGNLLLAPMADVTNLPFRSMCKKYGAALVYSEMVDADGVIHHSNKTISRIVSSEKERPVGIQLSGASARSLEQAACFVEEQFSPDLVDINFGCPIRHIVKKGCGAALMKSPQLMADIMEKVSGSISVPVTAKVRVYNDPARTLEMAHMLEDAGASALTVHARTPQQNYSHSAGWDVIRAVKEELTVPVIANGDIDSEWAARAVLEQTHCDGLMIGRAAIGNPFIFRRVGYFLETGELLEPRGVSEQVDDFFGYIDMSRKYGLLDYADVKLHAKWFTRGIEGGKLLRTRINAAKDIDSVLEVMGGIR from the coding sequence ATGTACATCGGCCATGTAAATCTAAAAGGCAATCTCCTGCTTGCACCCATGGCAGACGTGACCAACCTCCCATTCAGGTCAATGTGTAAAAAGTACGGCGCAGCTCTTGTATATTCAGAAATGGTGGATGCCGATGGCGTGATACACCATAGCAATAAGACCATTTCAAGGATCGTATCATCAGAGAAAGAACGTCCAGTCGGCATCCAGTTATCAGGAGCTTCCGCCCGGAGTCTGGAGCAGGCAGCCTGTTTCGTTGAAGAGCAGTTCAGTCCTGACCTGGTGGATATTAATTTTGGATGCCCCATACGGCATATCGTCAAAAAGGGATGTGGTGCGGCATTGATGAAGAGTCCGCAGTTGATGGCTGATATTATGGAAAAAGTATCTGGTTCTATAAGTGTCCCGGTCACTGCAAAGGTAAGAGTATATAATGACCCTGCCAGGACATTGGAGATGGCTCACATGCTTGAAGATGCTGGCGCCAGTGCGCTTACCGTACATGCCAGGACGCCACAACAGAACTATTCCCACAGTGCCGGTTGGGATGTTATCCGGGCAGTAAAAGAAGAATTGACCGTACCGGTTATCGCGAACGGTGATATTGACAGCGAATGGGCGGCCCGGGCCGTACTTGAGCAAACACATTGCGACGGGCTGATGATAGGCCGCGCAGCCATAGGAAACCCGTTCATATTCAGGAGAGTAGGATATTTCCTTGAAACGGGAGAGTTGCTCGAACCGCGCGGCGTATCCGAACAGGTGGATGATTTTTTTGGGTATATTGATATGTCCAGGAAATACGGTCTGCTTGATTATGCTGATGTGAAGCTGCATGCCAAGTGGTTCACACGGGGAATTGAGGGAGGAAAGTTGCTGCGCACCAGGATAAATGCAGCAAAAGATATTGACAGTGTGCTGGAGGTCATGGGCGGGATAAGGTAA
- a CDS encoding YgiT-type zinc finger protein: MPRLKKCPDCGGKMKPGKTEFLTESDVGLIAIENVDADICTICGSEYLPAKSDYYIEMTVEKILAKKVSAHHEAVFRVASEA, encoded by the coding sequence ATGCCAAGATTAAAGAAATGCCCGGATTGCGGTGGGAAAATGAAACCTGGAAAAACAGAGTTCCTGACAGAATCTGATGTGGGGTTAATTGCGATTGAAAATGTTGATGCAGATATCTGTACCATCTGTGGTTCAGAGTATCTGCCCGCAAAGTCTGATTACTATATTGAAATGACTGTGGAAAAGATTCTCGCTAAAAAGGTTAGCGCTCATCACGAAGCAGTGTTTCGGGTAGCTTCTGAAGCATAG
- a CDS encoding DUF4258 domain-containing protein yields the protein MLERIKKLIDEGSYDVKMHARKKMVERNIKIREVKEAIKNGTIIKEYLDDKPLPTFLLYGNTLERRPIHAVIGLDEEVAAIITVYEPDPDRWIEFKGRR from the coding sequence TGATGAAGGCAGCTATGATGTGAAAATGCATGCCAGAAAGAAGATGGTAGAGAGGAATATAAAAATAAGAGAGGTTAAAGAAGCAATAAAAAACGGTACAATAATTAAGGAATATCTGGATGATAAACCACTTCCCACATTTCTTTTGTATGGAAATACTTTAGAAAGAAGACCGATTCATGCTGTAATAGGATTAGACGAAGAAGTTGCAGCAATTATTACAGTTTATGAGCCAGACCCAGATAGATGGATTGAATTTAAAGGGAGGAGATAA